The following nucleotide sequence is from Flavimarina sp. Hel_I_48.
GCAAACTATTTTAATGAATATGCTATCAAACCATACTTTGATAGCATGCACGATGATTTTGAAGCGAATGGTATTCCCACGTACAATATTGTGGGTGTGGTAGAGGGCAGCGATCCCAACTTAAAAGATGAGTATGTCCTATTAGGAGCCCACTACGACCATATAGGTATAATTGAAGAAGTGATGGGAGATTCTATTGCAAACGGGGCCAATGATGACGCTTCTGGTACAGTAGCGGTAATGGAGCTCGCTAAATATTTTGCCGAGGTAAAAACGAACAGGCGCAGCATTATATTCGCTTTGTTTTCTGGAGAGGAAATGGGTCTATTGGGCTCTAAGCATCTGGCACAGCGACTTAAGCAGAACCAGGTCAATCTTTACACAATGCTGGAAATTGAAATGATAGGTGTTCCCATGGTTGATAAAGACTATTCGGCATATCTGACCGGCTATGAGCTGTCTAATATGGCATCTGTTTTTAATAGTTACAGCAATGGGGAAGTACTTGGTTTTTTACCTCAGGCAAAGGAATATCAGCTTTTTTACCGCAGTGATAATGCTTCATTTTATGAGGCTTTGAAAATTCCTGCACAGACTCTTTCAACCTTTGATTTTACTAATTTTGATTATTATCACCAGGTAGGTGATGAGATCGAACAGATGAATATTCCACATATAACCACGCTCATAAATACATTAATCCCCGGTATTGAAGGAATGACAAATAGTGATGCGCATATAATTACATTAAATGAAGAGTAAAAAAAATATCATAGTTACAGGTACCAGCCGCGGGATAGGTTTTGAGCTTGTTCAGGAATTGGCAAAGGATGGACATAATATATTAGCACTTTCGCGAGATGACAAACCGCTAAAAACCCTCAATAATGATAAAATATCGGCTTTTTCATTCGATATTTCAGTAGAAACCGACTTTGAAAAAGTTGGTGATTTCATCAATAAAAAATGGGGTCATGTTGATATTCTCATTAATAATGCCGGTGCTTTGGTCAATAAACCATTTGAAAAAACAAGCATTGAAGAATTTAAAAAAATTTATGACGTAAATGTTTTTGGCGTAGCCCGTCTGATTCAATGTGTGCTTCCATTTATGAAAAAAGGAGCACATGTTTTAAATATAAGCAGTATGGGTGGAGTGCAGGGTAGCGCAAAATTTGCGGGATTGTCTGCATATAGTTCTTCAAAGGGAGCTCTTGCTATTTTGAGTGAACTTCTGGCTGAGGAATACAATGATAAAGGTATTTCTTTTAATACTCTAGCACTGGGCGCTGTACAGACAGAGATGCTAGAAGAAGCATTTCCTGGTTACGAAGCGCCAGTTTCTGCAAATGAAATGGCTAACTACATAAAGAATTTTGCTTTGACGGGAAATCAATTTTACAATGGCAAAGTCCTGCCTGTTTCTGCTTCAACGCCTTAATACTTCCCATGGAAAGGATACTCTCCAGATATATTCCTGACCAGGCCGTGGCACCCGTTTTTGAGCTCATAAAAACCTTTGGCGTGCATCTTAAGGTTGTTGATGAACGCACGACACGTCACGGAGATTATCGCCGTATGCCAGATGGCACCCACCAGATTACGGTAAATACCAACCTCAATACGTACAGGTTCCTGATTACTTTGATTCATGAAATTGCACATTTAGTTGCGTTTAAAAAATTTGGTCGTTCCATAAAACCACACGGGAGGGAGTGGAAACACACATTTCAGCAACTTATGCTTCCCTTCATAAGACCAGAAATTTTTCCGTCAAAATTGCTTCCATTAATAGCAAGACACTTTAAAAATCCCAAGGCAAGTAGTGATACAGACGCACTTTTGAGTATTGCGCTAAAGGAGTATGATCCAGATAACGATAAATATTATATATTTGAGATACCTGTTGGCAGTGTTTTTCGTATTTACAACGGAAAAATTTTCAAAAAAGGAAATAAACGTATAAAACGTTACGAATGTATTGAGCAGAAAACCCAGCGCGTTTACCTGTTTCAGCCTAATGCTGAAGTGGAACTAATATCTTAAAATTTTGAAAAAGAACGAAAACTATTACGCAGTAATCATGGCCGGGGGTGTAGGCTCGCGTTTTTGGCCTTTAAGCACCGAAAATTTTCCGAAACAGTTTCATGATATTTTGGGCGCAGGGCAGACGTTGATACAAAAAACTTTTGACCGACTCGCACAGCTTGTACCAGATGAAAATATTTTGATATTAACCAATGAACGTTATAAAACACTGGTCAATGAACAGCTCCCAATGGTAAAAGACAGTCATATTGTCTTAGAACCAGCAATGCGCAACACAGCTCCATGTATATTGCTTGCGGCTCTTAAGATCCAGAAAACAAATCCTAATGCGATTATGGTGGTTGCCCCCAGTGATCACTGGATTGAAGATGAAGCCTCATTTTCACGCGATCTCGATATTGCTTTCAATGCATGTAACAGCAGCGATGTAAAAAAAGGAGAGGATGATTTACTTGTTACTTTGGGTATAAAACCTACGTTCCCGCATACGGGTTATGGCTACATATCTTATTCAGATAGTGATCAGAATGTAAAAAAAGTGAATGCTTTTACCGAAAAGCCCAATTATGAAACGGCACAAAAATTTCTTGCACAGGGCAATTACGCCTGGAATGCGGGGATTTTTATCTGGTGCGTACAGACCATTGTTGATTCTTTTGAAAAGTATCTTCCCGAGATGTACAAAATTCTCAGTGGGGGAATGCCGGTTTTCAATACAAACCATGAGCAAACCTTTGTGCACGAAGAATATCCCAAGGTAGAGAATATTAGTATTGACTACGGAATCCTTGAAAAAGGCAAGAATGTAAATGTCGTACCCGCGACTTTTGACTGGAGCGATATGGGTGCATGGTGTTCTTTATATGACAAAAAGGAAAAAGATTCAGATGAAAATGTGGTCATTAACGCAAATATGATTTCAAAGAATTCTAGCGGAAACCTTGTGCGTACAAAAGATGGAAAGATAGTTGTTCTGCATAGTCTAAAAGATTTTGTAGTGGTTGATCGAGAGGATATCCTTCTTATTATGCCTAAGGAAAAGGAGCAGGAAGTTAAAATATTACGCCAGGAGGTCAAGGATAAATTTGGGAATAATCTAGTATAATGCACGAAGAAGACAAGAGTAAAGAATCTAATGCGCATCTTGAAGACGAACCTGTAAAGGGTGCAAAAAATATTTTTAGGGACACGGTTAGGTTTTTGTCTGAGCTTTTTAATTTAAGGCATGATACAGACCGGGACTCTACCATTGCGGCCGTCCGCAATGATATTTCCTTTAAGGGACACAATGCCTGGATTTTAATTTTCTCGATCTTTATAGCCTCTATTGGTTTAAATGTAAGTAGTACGGCCGTAGTGATAGGCGCGATGCTTATTTCACCACTTATGGGACCTATTGTGGGGGTAGGACTGTCCCTTGCGATAAATGATGTGGAAACGTTGCGCAAGTCTCTCAAAAATCTCTTTATTATGGTTTTGCTGAGCGTGCTTACCGCTTATATTTATTTTTCGATTTCCCCTATCAAAGAACTCACTTCAGAACTCGAGGCGCGCACGTATCCCACGATATTGGACGTGCTGGTGGCCATTTTTGGTGGTCTTGCATTGATTGTTGCAAAGACTAAAAAAGGAACCATAGCCAGTGTGATATTTGGTGTGGCGATAGCAACGGCGCTTATGCCGCCTTTATGTACGGTAGGTTATGGGTTGGCCGTGGGGAATCCTAAATTTTATCTGGGGGCACTCTATTTATTCTCAATCAATGCGGTTTTTATTGCATTATCAACCTTCGTGGTTTCTAAATTATTGGGCTTTCCAATGGTGCGCTACGCAAATTCTAAGCGCAGACGATTTATTGCCCAGATGGCTTCTCTGGTAGCTGTAATTGTACTTGTACCTAGTGTAATTTTATTTTATAATTTGATTCAGCGTCAAATATTTGATAGCGATATTAAAGAGTTTATTGAATCTACCATAAGCTATGAGGGAACGGAGATTATAAAATCTTCCCAGGATTATAAAACCAAGGTAATTGATATATACCTTATAGGCGGCCTCGTCCCACAGGACCGTATTCAAGAGTGGCTAAAAGCTTTAAAAAGTAATGAACGTCTAAAAAATGTTGATTTGAAGGTTCATCAGGGCTCAGATCGCAGTAGTGAAATGGCCGCCCAGTTAAGCAATCAGGTAAAGTCAGATATTTTAGAAGATCTGTATATAACGAATCAAGATGCTTTGACCAATAAAAATGAACAAATACGTTTATTGGAACAGGAATTAATGCGGTTAAAAACCATTGACATTCCTTTTGAAAACCTGAGCAAAGAAGTACAGATAAATTATCAGGGTATAAAGCGTTTTAGCTATGCCAATATTTTAGCTGTTGATTTTGACAATCAGGTTACTGACACCATACCAACATTTCTTATAGATTGGAAACCCGAAATTACCAGTGAAATTAAAATATCAGAACAGGCCAAACTAAAGAAGTGGTTAGCACTTAAATTTCAACTTGATACCTTGGAGATAAAAACTTACAATTGAAAGGAATTTTAGAACTATCTAAACTGCTCCTTTTTATTGAGCGCAGAGCGAACTTCCTTGAATAAGTTAGAAGAATAAACGAAGTCTGTGACATCCTCATGGTCTGTCTTAAATATCTCGTCTTTAGATCCCTCCCAGGCTAGTTTGCCTTTTTGAAGAAAGACGATTTTTTCCCCAATTTCCATAACGGAATTCATATCATGGGTATTTATCACCGTAGTAATCTCATTCTCCCGTGTGATCTCCTGTATAAGATTATCAACAACCGTAGCTGTTTTAGGGTCAAGGCCAGAGTTGGGCTCGTCACAAAAAAGATATTTAGGTTTGTTTACAATTGCCCTGGCAATTGCTACTCGTTTTTGCATTCCACCAGAAATTTCCGAAGGAAGCTTATTATTCGCATCTGTAAGGTTAACCCGCTTTATGGCTTCATTTGCACGCTCCCTACGTTCGGCACGTTTCATACTAGTAAACATGCGCAGCGGGAACATAATGTTTTCTTCTACGGTCATAGAGTCAAACAGGGCGCTTCCCTGAAAAACCATTCCCATTTGCTCGCGCAATTCGCGTTGATCTTCTGAAGTAAGTGTAGAATAGGCCTGGCCGTCATATAAAATTGAACCTTCCGTGGGTCTAAAAAGCCCCAAAAGACATTTTAAAAATACTGTTTTACCAGAACCACTTTGGCCTATGATAAGATTTGTTTTTCCTTTTTCAAAAGTGGTATTGATGCCCTTGAGAATCATCTCGCCATCAAATCCCTTTTTTAGATCTTTTACTTCTATCATGCGCTCAACAATAATTGGGTTAAAACATAATTACAAAGAATTATTGCCACACTCGTCCATACGAACGAGGTGGTACTTGCCTTGCCAACTTCAAGCGCCCCGCCGCGCATATAATATCCCTGATATGAAGGTATTGTTGCGAGAAGCATAGCAAATACAATTGTTTTTATAAAAGCATAAGCGAGTTGAAAAGGTATAAAATTGTCCTGCAAGCCGGAAATAAAAGCATCTCCTGAAGTAAAACCTCCATAAACCCCGGCAACATACCCTCCCAGAATACCCAGAAACATAGCAATAACGATGACAAATGGATAGAAAAGCATGGCTATGATCTTGGGGAAGACCAGATAATTCAATGAATTGATTCCCATAACCTCTAGAGCATCTATCTGCTCTGTAACGCGCATCGTACCTATACTGGAAGTAATAAAAGAACCTACTTTACCGGCCATAATAATACTGATAAAAGTAGGGGCAAATTCTAAAATGATAGACTGGCGGGAAGCAAAACCTATAAGGGATTCCGGTATGAGTGGATTATCCATATTCAGGGCGGTCTGTATGGCTACGACACCTCCTACAAAAAAGGATATAAAGGATACAATCCCAAGGGAATCTATTATAAGATCGTTAATCTCCTTGAGAATCAATTGGCGCAATACAGATGCTTTGGTTGGCTTGATAAACGTGCCTTTAAGCATTAAAAAATATTGACCTACATTACCTACGTAATTCATGTTTTTTCTATTCAGCGTTAAAAATAGGAAAAAAGCGGGCAAGAGTATTTAACTTTGACTTAATCTTTTTACTAATTAACAGACCTAGCTTTACGGTCTAACAATAACCTACAATGAAAAGCATGAAAAAGCTAGTACTTATAGCCCTCATTTTAACATTTATTCCAGTCGCCAGAGCCCAAAAAGACCCTTCTGAAAAGCCCAAGCTTGTTGTAGGAATTGTGGTTGATCAGATGCGTTATGATTATCTCACCCGTTTTTATGCAAAATTTGATGATAATGGCTTCAAAAGACTCATAAATGATGGTTTTAGCTGTAATAATAACCACTTTAATTATATGCCCACCCTTACCGCTCCCGGTCATGCATCCATTTTTACGGGGACAACGCCCAGGACTCACGGTATCATCTCTAATGACTGGTACAACAAATTTGAAAAGAAGTCTGTTTACTGCGCAGAAGATCATTCCGTGCATTCTGTAGGTACAGAAACGGCGGATGGGGAGATGTCCCCGCACCGTATGAAAACCACCACGGTTTCAGACCAGAATAGGCTGCACACGCAAATGCGTGGCAAAACCATTGGGGTTTCCCTAAAAGACCGCGGTGCTATTTTGCCTGCTGGGCATTCTGCTAATGGAGCGTATTGGTTTCAGGGCAGGGAAGAAGGGAATTTTATAACAAGTAGCTATTATATGGATAAATTGCCTACTTGGGTTACATCCTTTAATTCTTCGGCAAAAGCAAAGAGCTATATGCGTCCCTGGAAGACATTACTTGATATAAACACCTACACAGAAAGCGGTCCTGATCTCAACGTTTTTGAAGGTGGTTTTGAAGGAAAGAAAACGGCGGTTTTTCCCTATGACCTGGGCGGTTTGAATTCCGCTAATGGCGGTTATGATATATTGAAAGTTACGCCCTATGGTAACAGTTTGTTAGTGGATTTTGCCCTTGCTGCAATAGATGGTGAGCAGTTGGGCGCAGATATGGACACTGATTTTCTTACGGTGAGTTTTAGCAGTACAGATTATGTGGGGCATAACTTTGGCGTAAATTCAAAAGAGATTGAAGATACGTATATTCGTCTTGACCGTGATCTTGGCCGTTTGCTCAATGCACTTGATAAAAAAGTAGGTGCAGGGCAATATACTGTCTTTTTAACGGCAGACCATGCCGGTGTACATGTACCCAGTTATTTAAAAAGTGCAAAAATACCCGCAGGATATTTTGATTCTGATGCTTTTGACCAGGCGGTACAGGATTTTGTTTCTACCGCTTATGGCAGGGATGATCTTATCGAAAACATTTCGAACTATCAGGTATTTTTCAGTTATAAGGTGCTGGAAGAAAACAAGATTGATGCAGAAGAACTTCAAAAGAAAATCGCTCATTTTGCCCTTCAGTACGAGCAGGTAAATAAAGTATATACCCGCGCACAACTTGAACAATCAGGATTTACATCAGGTATGGAACAACTGGTGGAAAACGGGTTTGATCAGAAACGAAGCGGTGATGTTTTTATAATTCTTGATCCTGCCGTGATTTCCTATGGCGTAACAGGATCCATGCACGGTACGGGTTACAGTTATGACACCCACGTACCTCTATTATTCTATGGAAATGGAATCAAGCAAGGAAAAACCTACGCAAAGACGGTTATTCCAGATATTGCTACAACAATTTCTGCACTTTTGGGTATTGAATTTCCGAATGGTTTCTCTGGAGAAGTACTTTCAGAAGTATTGAAATAAATCGATAAATTAGGCTAAAAACAGCTTTTTTTGGATCATTTTCCAGCGTAATTGCCTTATAAATTGCCCTTCTTTTTCATTTACGAGGAAGGGTTTTTTATTTCTTTTTGCCGAAAAATAACCGGAAAGGCAATTTTTAAAATAGGCTATATCCTTTTTTCGAAGCGCCAGCTTCCCAGAAGCTATAAGGGTAAGTGGCAGTCCATAGCGCATACCGTAAAAGGCTTCTCCCTGTTTTAATCTTGCTTTGGCCGCATACGTTGTTCCTGTAGGTTTTAGATGCTTGACCGCAAGGGATTCAACCGTTTTAATGCTCCAACCATGATATTGCGCCAGTAGTTCATCAAGGGTGTCCCATCCCATGGCCGGTTTTAAACCATTGATCTGTTCAAAACAGGAACGGCGATAGGCCTTCAACGCCCCGCGGATGTGATCTTTGTTGGTCAGGTTTTCTAGTATCCACTCACCATCTTTTAAAATATGGCAAAAGCCACCGGCCATTCCTACTTTTGAGTCTTCCTGGAATATGGCGGACAGCCGGGCTAAGTATTCCGGAGGAAATACAAGATCTCCGTCAAATTTGCAAAGAATGTCGTAAGGAGTAGATAATTCCTGTAAACCAAAATTAAAGGCCTGTACTACTTTGCCTCCCGGTAGATGAATCTGCTCGCTATCTTTTTTGAGATATTTAATGTACTTATAATCGCTTGAGAATCTTTTGATAATTTGCGCAGTCGCGTCTGTACTGTTGTCGTCCACGACAATAATCTGCTGTGGTTGTTTTTGCTGCGTTACCAGGGATTCCAGGGTTTGCGCGATGAAATTCTCTTCGTTATATGTGGGTATGATAATGGCTATTTTCACGAGTTGGTACGTTCTGCATAAACGAGATAATAACGTGGCGTGAAGAGCCTTAGTAAGGGGCGAAGTCCCAGTTTTTTTACGGGATGGGTAAATTTCTCCCGCTTTTTGATCGTCCACCCTGCTTTTTCAAGCAGCCAGTCAAACTGCCAGTCCTCAAACTCGTGATAATGTCTGTCCCATGGATCTGTCTTGCTTCGGTATGCGCTGGAGAACCATAGTTTTAACGGAATGCTTGCCACGAGTTTATCAGCTCTTATCGCATCAATTACAGGTAGGGGGGAAAGCAAATGCTCAAAAATCTCAAAAGCGGTAACCGCATCGGTTTGTGTGTCTTTTATACCGTTTAGGTTGAGGTCCAGGTCTTCGCCTTCCGTATTTTTTACGGTAAAACCTTCCTGTTGCATTAGTTTTGAAAATGGATTGGGTACGCCCAGATCCAGAACTTCACAGCCTGCGGGAAGCACTTCCTTGAGAAAATGCATGGTGCGTTTAAAGCGTTTGTTCGGAAAGGTTTTTTCGTACACAGTTAATGTTTTTGAGGTAGCTAGAAGCTTTTGATTGCTAAAGTAAAGGTAAAAATACTGGAATCTTTTATAAATGAGAGATACAAGCTGAAGTTCCTTACTTTAAAATTCTATAAACTTTAGTACATTTGCCGCTTATAGCTGTCGGTATATGCGAAGTAAGCAGATTGACCCTACCCAGTGGGTGAAAAAATATTCAGATTATCTCTTCAACTTTACGATCACCCGTGTGAATGATCGTGAGGTGGCGCAGGACCTTATTTCTGAAACTTTTCTTGCCGGTTTAAAATCAATGAAGAACTTTAAAGGAGAAGCCACAGAGCGCACGTGGCTCATTTCCATCTTAAAGAGGAAGATTATTGATCATTACCGTAAAACCAATTCAAAAAAGGGGAAGGCAGAGGTGCATATCAACTACCGTGATGAAGATGGCGAAGGTGACTGGATGGAGGAACGTGTTGCAGACCCCTTTGATAAAACCGCAGAAGATGCCATTGAGAATGAAGAACTGGGCGAGGCTATTTATAATTGTCTTGATAAATTGCCTGAAAGACAGGCCGAAATTTTTAAATTAAAGACCATTGACGGGCAGGAAACGGAAACTATCTGTAATGCCTACAATATTACTGCGTCTAACTTATGGGTAATTATTCACCGGGCACGTACTGCGATGGTTGAATGTATGGAAAAAAATTGGCTACAATGAGTTTTAAGCTATTTATAGATTGTAAAAAGGCCGGCCATGTCTGTGATAAGGTTCAGTATGATGAATCAACGCTTGCCGAAAAAATACGATTACGAATTCATATTCTGATTTGCGGTAGCTGTAAAAAGCATTCAGAAAAGAACGTAAAACTGACCAAACTATGCAAAGAAGCAAAGTTTCAAAAAATGACCGAAGATAAGAAGCAGTCCCTCCATCGCCTTATCAACGAAGAATTGTCTAAGTAAACAGCATTAACAAGAACCAGCTCACCACCGGTATCCCTTCTACCCAAAAAGAAGCGTAATAGCTGTTTTGATCTTTTCCTGAACAATAGATCGCTAGGGCGGTAACAGGTAATTGGAATCCCAGAAAGATCCAGTTAGTGCTATAACTTCCCATTAAATTGCTTCCAAGCGCAACCAATAAAAGAAAATAACCTATCATTTTTGTCTGTTTTACGCCCAATAATTGGGGTAAAGTGGCCAAATTTTTAGCATCAAAAGCTAAATCCCGAATCTCAAATGGGACAATCAGTGCGAGCACGATTAGAAAACGCTGAACAAGCAAAACCAGTATTTCAACAGTCCAGTCTAAATTTGCAGCGACCTTGGGTAAATAAACCGTTGTCCCAGCCCAAACCCCAGCAATCACAAATACTTTAAGCGTGGGCGTGGTACGTAGGTTTTTTGCAGATGGAAAAAGCGGTACGGCATAAAAAAAAGTAAGTAATCCCAAGGGGACACAAGCCAGTACTATAGTCCATTTAATTTGAAACACAAAGTAAACGCAAGCCACAAAACTAAGTAATGAAAAAAGCTGAATTGTTTTAAGGGTAGAGGTAAGGCTTCGGTGATGAAGTTGTGCAATACCGGCATATTTCACAAAGTTATAACCTGTTATGGTCCCAAAAAATATAAAACCCAGCACGTCAGTTTCCGCAGGTACGCCCAGTATCATACAGGTGCTTGCGGTAAAGGCAAGAACCGCAAGGGCAACATGAATACTACTGTTGATATAAAACCTAAAACATTCACGTAAAACGCCCATGATACAAATGTATTCTAAACTGTTGATAACTGCGTGAATTGTTTAAAAACTCCTCTTAAACAATGAACTTTATACTCTCCGAATCCTTAATTTTGCAGCCTAAAATGATAGCAATGAGAACAGATGTTTTTGCCAAAAGGCATATAGGTCCCAGAGAGAATGAGCAGGAAGCTATGCTTAAGGCCATAGGGGCAGATTCCTTAGATCAATTGATTTATGAGACGCTTCCAGACGGAATTAAATTAGAGAGGCCGCTCAATCTGGAGCCAGCGCTTAATGAGTATGATTATGCGCGTCATATTAGTGCGCTTGCGGCAAAAAATAAAGTGTATCAGTCGTACATAGGTCTGGGCTATCATGAGGCAAAAATACCTGCGGTAATACAACGCAACATTCTGGAGAATCCAGGCTGGTACACGGCATATACGCCGTATCAGGCAGAGATTGCCCAGGGCCGTTTAGAGGCTTTGCTCAACTTTCAAACCATGGTGAGCGACCTTACCGGGATGGAACTCGCAAATGCATCTTTGCTTGACGAGTCCACTGCGGCTGCTGAGGCTATGTCCCTTATCTTCTCCTTGCGTGACCGCGAACAGAAAAAAAACAATGTTGCTAAATTCTTTGTTTCCGACGAAATTTTACCACAAACCTTGAACGTGCTCAAAACCAGAGCGATTCCCGTAGGTATACAATTGGTTGTGGGAAATCATGAGGATTTTGACTTTTCCGCAGAATTCTGTGGTGCATTAGTGCAATATCCTGCTGCTACCGGTGAGATTTTTGACTATTCCGGGTTTATTGCAAAAGCAAAAGAAAACAATATAAAAGTGGCCGTAGCGGCAGATATATTAAGTCTGGTTTCCCTTGAATCTCCAGGCAGTATGGGCGCAGATGTTGTTCTGGGCACCACACAGCGATTTGGTATACCTTTAGGTTACGGCGGTCCTCATGCTGCATTTTTTGCCACGCGTGATGAATACAAACGTAATATCCCCGGTAGGATCATTGGCGTGACAAAAGACAGGGATGGGAACCGTGCCCTGCGCATGGCGCTCCAGACTCGTGAGCAGCACATCAAACGGGATAAGGCAACGTCAAATATTTGTACCGCACAGGTTTTGCTGGCAGTTATGGCCGGTATGTATGCCGTGTATCATGGGCCAAAGGGCATGAAGTACATTGCCAATAAAGTGCATACCACGGCGGTGACTATCGCCGATTCTTTAGAGAAAATGGGCTATTATCAGCTTAATTCGGCATATTTTGATACGATTCGCATAAAAGCAGATGCTTCCGCAATTAAGGCAATCGCCGAAAAGAACGAGATCAATTTCTACTTTCCAGATTCTGAAACGGTAAGTATTTCCGTTAACGAGACAAC
It contains:
- a CDS encoding M28 family peptidase; translation: MKKVIVFLFLGFLIACGPSKIRRVEASKEATTSLENIVEANKSRANNVNNAVKSPIQETSVKEHLEYLASDELMGRKTGSDGLEKAADYIANYFNEYAIKPYFDSMHDDFEANGIPTYNIVGVVEGSDPNLKDEYVLLGAHYDHIGIIEEVMGDSIANGANDDASGTVAVMELAKYFAEVKTNRRSIIFALFSGEEMGLLGSKHLAQRLKQNQVNLYTMLEIEMIGVPMVDKDYSAYLTGYELSNMASVFNSYSNGEVLGFLPQAKEYQLFYRSDNASFYEALKIPAQTLSTFDFTNFDYYHQVGDEIEQMNIPHITTLINTLIPGIEGMTNSDAHIITLNEE
- a CDS encoding SDR family NAD(P)-dependent oxidoreductase gives rise to the protein MKSKKNIIVTGTSRGIGFELVQELAKDGHNILALSRDDKPLKTLNNDKISAFSFDISVETDFEKVGDFINKKWGHVDILINNAGALVNKPFEKTSIEEFKKIYDVNVFGVARLIQCVLPFMKKGAHVLNISSMGGVQGSAKFAGLSAYSSSKGALAILSELLAEEYNDKGISFNTLALGAVQTEMLEEAFPGYEAPVSANEMANYIKNFALTGNQFYNGKVLPVSASTP
- a CDS encoding SprT-like domain-containing protein encodes the protein MERILSRYIPDQAVAPVFELIKTFGVHLKVVDERTTRHGDYRRMPDGTHQITVNTNLNTYRFLITLIHEIAHLVAFKKFGRSIKPHGREWKHTFQQLMLPFIRPEIFPSKLLPLIARHFKNPKASSDTDALLSIALKEYDPDNDKYYIFEIPVGSVFRIYNGKIFKKGNKRIKRYECIEQKTQRVYLFQPNAEVELIS
- a CDS encoding mannose-1-phosphate guanylyltransferase yields the protein MAGGVGSRFWPLSTENFPKQFHDILGAGQTLIQKTFDRLAQLVPDENILILTNERYKTLVNEQLPMVKDSHIVLEPAMRNTAPCILLAALKIQKTNPNAIMVVAPSDHWIEDEASFSRDLDIAFNACNSSDVKKGEDDLLVTLGIKPTFPHTGYGYISYSDSDQNVKKVNAFTEKPNYETAQKFLAQGNYAWNAGIFIWCVQTIVDSFEKYLPEMYKILSGGMPVFNTNHEQTFVHEEYPKVENISIDYGILEKGKNVNVVPATFDWSDMGAWCSLYDKKEKDSDENVVINANMISKNSSGNLVRTKDGKIVVLHSLKDFVVVDREDILLIMPKEKEQEVKILRQEVKDKFGNNLV
- a CDS encoding DUF389 domain-containing protein gives rise to the protein MHEEDKSKESNAHLEDEPVKGAKNIFRDTVRFLSELFNLRHDTDRDSTIAAVRNDISFKGHNAWILIFSIFIASIGLNVSSTAVVIGAMLISPLMGPIVGVGLSLAINDVETLRKSLKNLFIMVLLSVLTAYIYFSISPIKELTSELEARTYPTILDVLVAIFGGLALIVAKTKKGTIASVIFGVAIATALMPPLCTVGYGLAVGNPKFYLGALYLFSINAVFIALSTFVVSKLLGFPMVRYANSKRRRFIAQMASLVAVIVLVPSVILFYNLIQRQIFDSDIKEFIESTISYEGTEIIKSSQDYKTKVIDIYLIGGLVPQDRIQEWLKALKSNERLKNVDLKVHQGSDRSSEMAAQLSNQVKSDILEDLYITNQDALTNKNEQIRLLEQELMRLKTIDIPFENLSKEVQINYQGIKRFSYANILAVDFDNQVTDTIPTFLIDWKPEITSEIKISEQAKLKKWLALKFQLDTLEIKTYN
- a CDS encoding ABC transporter ATP-binding protein, whose amino-acid sequence is MIEVKDLKKGFDGEMILKGINTTFEKGKTNLIIGQSGSGKTVFLKCLLGLFRPTEGSILYDGQAYSTLTSEDQRELREQMGMVFQGSALFDSMTVEENIMFPLRMFTSMKRAERRERANEAIKRVNLTDANNKLPSEISGGMQKRVAIARAIVNKPKYLFCDEPNSGLDPKTATVVDNLIQEITRENEITTVINTHDMNSVMEIGEKIVFLQKGKLAWEGSKDEIFKTDHEDVTDFVYSSNLFKEVRSALNKKEQFR
- a CDS encoding MlaE family ABC transporter permease, translating into MNYVGNVGQYFLMLKGTFIKPTKASVLRQLILKEINDLIIDSLGIVSFISFFVGGVVAIQTALNMDNPLIPESLIGFASRQSIILEFAPTFISIIMAGKVGSFITSSIGTMRVTEQIDALEVMGINSLNYLVFPKIIAMLFYPFVIVIAMFLGILGGYVAGVYGGFTSGDAFISGLQDNFIPFQLAYAFIKTIVFAMLLATIPSYQGYYMRGGALEVGKASTTSFVWTSVAIILCNYVLTQLLLSA
- the pafA gene encoding alkaline phosphatase PafA — translated: MKKLVLIALILTFIPVARAQKDPSEKPKLVVGIVVDQMRYDYLTRFYAKFDDNGFKRLINDGFSCNNNHFNYMPTLTAPGHASIFTGTTPRTHGIISNDWYNKFEKKSVYCAEDHSVHSVGTETADGEMSPHRMKTTTVSDQNRLHTQMRGKTIGVSLKDRGAILPAGHSANGAYWFQGREEGNFITSSYYMDKLPTWVTSFNSSAKAKSYMRPWKTLLDINTYTESGPDLNVFEGGFEGKKTAVFPYDLGGLNSANGGYDILKVTPYGNSLLVDFALAAIDGEQLGADMDTDFLTVSFSSTDYVGHNFGVNSKEIEDTYIRLDRDLGRLLNALDKKVGAGQYTVFLTADHAGVHVPSYLKSAKIPAGYFDSDAFDQAVQDFVSTAYGRDDLIENISNYQVFFSYKVLEENKIDAEELQKKIAHFALQYEQVNKVYTRAQLEQSGFTSGMEQLVENGFDQKRSGDVFIILDPAVISYGVTGSMHGTGYSYDTHVPLLFYGNGIKQGKTYAKTVIPDIATTISALLGIEFPNGFSGEVLSEVLK
- a CDS encoding glycosyltransferase family 2 protein, translating into MKIAIIIPTYNEENFIAQTLESLVTQQKQPQQIIVVDDNSTDATAQIIKRFSSDYKYIKYLKKDSEQIHLPGGKVVQAFNFGLQELSTPYDILCKFDGDLVFPPEYLARLSAIFQEDSKVGMAGGFCHILKDGEWILENLTNKDHIRGALKAYRRSCFEQINGLKPAMGWDTLDELLAQYHGWSIKTVESLAVKHLKPTGTTYAAKARLKQGEAFYGMRYGLPLTLIASGKLALRKKDIAYFKNCLSGYFSAKRNKKPFLVNEKEGQFIRQLRWKMIQKKLFLA